The region GACCTGTTCCCGAAACTGGCGGAGCTCGGGGCACCCTTCTATGCCATTCCGATGGATTTCGAGTGGGTGGACATCGGTAAGGTGCCCGATTACTGGCAGGCCATCCGCAGCGTTCTGCTGGGAGACGTGCGTCAGGTGGGCATTCCCGGTAAGGAGATTCAGCCAGGTGTTTACACCGGTCTGAACGTGGCCGCCAACTGGGACAAGATCAACGTGAGCGGTCCGGTCTACGTGGGAGGCATGACCAAGATCGAGGACGGTGCCACGATTGTTGGCCCAACGATGATCGGCCCCAGCTGCCACATCTGTGAAGGAGCCGTGATCGACAACTCGATCATCTTCGACTATTCGCGGATTGGAGCCGGTGTGCAGCTGGTGGAGAAGCTGGTGTTCGGTCGCTACTGCGTGGGCAAGGATGGCGACCACTTCGATCTTCAGGAAGCGGCGCTGGACTGGCTGATCACCGATGCGCGGCGACAGGACCTTGTGGAGCCCTCACCGCAGCAGAAGGCCATGGCGGAACTCCTGGGTACCGAGCTCACTCAGGCAGCCAGCTGACCGGCCCCGGCCTGATCAAGCACCAGGGGGATCCGTTCCTCAGCTTTGATCGCCATCAGATGAACCCCTTGGACAATCCCGAGGTACCGCTTCACCTGCTCCGCCGCGATCGCCACCCCCTCCATGGCGGGATTGTCTGCTGATTCCAACCGCAGGATCAGGTCTTCCGGGATGCAGGCACCCGGCACCACACGGTTGATGAAGCGGGCATTCTTGGCCGACTTGAGCAGAAACACACCCGCCAGAACCGGCAGGTTCAGCGGTCCCGCCAACTCAACCTGAAACCGCTCCAGTGCTGCAGGATCCATCACCATCTGGGTCTGCACAAAGCGAGCACCGGCTTCGTGTTTGCGATGCAAGCGGCGTTTCAGACCACTCCAGCTGCGCGACTGAGGATCTGCGGCACAGCCGGCGAACAGTTGCGTCGCACCATCCGGCAAAACAGCCTTCACGGGATCCTTCCCTTGGTTGAAGGCCGTCACCTGACGCAGCAGTTTCACCGATTCGAACTCATTCACCGGTCGGGCATCGGCCTGATCACCTGCCCGCACGGGATCACCCGTGAGACAGAGCAGGTTGTGGATGCCCAGGGCATGGGCTCCCAGCAGATCCGCCTGCAGCGCCAGACGATTGCGATCCCGACATGCCAGCTGCAACACAGGCTCCAGGCCTCGATCCAGCAGCAGACGGCAGACCGCCAGGCTGCTCATCCGCATTACCGCACGACTGCCATCGGTGACATTGACAGCATGCACCCGTCCCTTGAGCTGGTCCGCCATGGTCAGCGTGTGGGTGGGATCTCCCCCCCGGGGGGGCATCACCTCCGCCGTCATCGCCTGCTGACCGGACTCAATCGCGCGTTGGAGCGCCGTCGTCAAACCCTGAACTGCCGATGGGGCCCACTATGCAGGATCAGATCATTCGACGGGACTACCATGAGTCGAAAGGGTGGTTGAGGCCCATGTCCAGCAGCGATCCAAGCGATCCCCTCAACATTTCACTCTCGGCAAGGGAGATTGAGATCATTGAACTGGTGGCCGAGGGTCTCACCAATCAAGAAATCGCTGACCGGCTCACCATCAGCAAACGCACGGTGGATAACCACGTCAGCAACGTGTTCACCAAGACCGGCTCGAAAAACCGTGTAGCCCTGCTGAACTGGGCGATGGACAACGGCAAGATCTGCCGGGATGGCTTCAACTGCTGTGCCCTTCCAGATGCCGACGGCCCCGAATGATCACCCCGGGCTGAGCGGGCTCGGGGAGCTCCTGTAGGGAGCTTGGCGACAATTGGATTTTGAACAAGGCGGCGTATTCGACGCAGGCCTCCAAGCTGCTGCCAACAAAGCGCAGCATTCCTTCCCGGTCGTAAAGGCCCACCATCAGCGAGAAGCGCCTGCCTTCAAACCTAAAGGAAATCAAAAGAAGTTTCCAGGTCTGTTCAGGCGTAGC is a window of Synechococcus sp. A15-24 DNA encoding:
- a CDS encoding methylenetetrahydrofolate reductase, translated to MTTALQRAIESGQQAMTAEVMPPRGGDPTHTLTMADQLKGRVHAVNVTDGSRAVMRMSSLAVCRLLLDRGLEPVLQLACRDRNRLALQADLLGAHALGIHNLLCLTGDPVRAGDQADARPVNEFESVKLLRQVTAFNQGKDPVKAVLPDGATQLFAGCAADPQSRSWSGLKRRLHRKHEAGARFVQTQMVMDPAALERFQVELAGPLNLPVLAGVFLLKSAKNARFINRVVPGACIPEDLILRLESADNPAMEGVAIAAEQVKRYLGIVQGVHLMAIKAEERIPLVLDQAGAGQLAA
- a CDS encoding helix-turn-helix transcriptional regulator — translated: MSSSDPSDPLNISLSAREIEIIELVAEGLTNQEIADRLTISKRTVDNHVSNVFTKTGSKNRVALLNWAMDNGKICRDGFNCCALPDADGPE